TAACAGGGGTAATCTGACATTTATTGAACAGACTGAGCATGTGCCCTTTGAAATTAAAAGGGTTTATTATCTTTATGACGTTCCAGGGGGAGAAAGTAGAGGGGGCCACGCACATAAGGGATTAGAGCAGTTTATTATTGCAGCAAATGGTAGTTTTGATGTTATACTGGATGATGGCCAGAATAAAGAACGTTTCCATTTGAATAGATCTTATTATGGTCTTTACATACCTAAGATGGTATGGCGTGAGCTGGATAACTTTTCTTCAGGATCTGTATGCTTAGTTTTAGCATCTGAATCATTTAATGAGGATGATTATATTAGAAGTTACTCAAATTTTAAAGAAGCTGCACTGGAGGATTTAGAAGCCAAATAAATAAAAAGAGGCTAACTAAAATAAATATTTTCCAGCTACTCTAAACTTACAGTCTGCTAATGGTGGTCAAATGATTGAAGTTAAAAGATACGAAGCAAAAGAAAAAGAACTCTGGGATAATTTCGTGAAAGGTTCTAAAAATGGGGTATTCTTTTTTTTGCGAGATTATATGGAATACCATTCTGATAGATTTGAAGACCATTCTTTAATTTTCCTAAAGAATGATAAACCTGTAGCTTTATTGCCTGCAAATCGTAGTGGTGATACACTGTTCAGCCATGCAGGACTGACCTTTGGAGGCATTATAACCAATCGAAAGATGAAAACTTCTTTAATGCTGCAGATATTTGACTCATTAAAAGAGTATTTAAAAGAAGGGGGATTTAAAAAACTCCTTTATAAAGCAATACCTCATATTTGCCACTCATACCCTTCTGAAGAGGATTTATATGCTCTCTTTATTAACAAAGCCACTTTAATAAAGAGAGAAGTATCATCAACTATTGAAATGGACCATAAGATGCCCTATAGTAGGAATATAAGGCGGAATATTAAAAAAATTCAGGACAATAGATTGAATGTAAAGCGAAGCTATGATTTTAGTACTTTTATGCTTTTAAAAGAGGAACAGTTGTTTAAAAAATATGGATTAATGCCTACACATACTGCCCTTGAAATGGAATATCTGGCAGGTAAGTTTCCGGATAATATAAAACTCTTTGCAGCTGAGCAGAATGAGACTATGATTGGAGGGGTGGTAATATATGAAAATAAAAATGTAATCCATGCGCAGTACCAGGAAGCTAATGAACTGGGAATGGATCTACACGTTCCAAGTTTACTTTTTGATAAGCTTATTAATCAGTACTCAGAAAAAAAGTACTTTGATTTTGGTATATCCACAGAAAATAACGGTTTTTATTTAAATGAAGGCTTAATTGATTTTAAAGAGAGATTTGGGGCGAGATCTACTGTATATGATTCGTATGAGCTGAATTTATAATTTAAAATAGATTTTGTCACTGGATTGCTTAAATTTTAATTCTTAAAGGATTAAATAACCTGAATTTTGGGATTTTAATTGCTTTATAACTAAATGTACATACATATTAATTTAGAGGCTTTAATGGTGATTAAATGGTTAAAATAAAGAGATATAAACCTGAAAAAAAAGAACTCTGGGATAATTTTGTGAAGGGTTCTAAAAATGGAGTGTTCTTTTTTTTGAGGGACTACATGGAATACCATTCTGATAGATTTGAAGATCATTCTTTAATTTTCTTTAAAGACGGGGAACTTGTTGCTTTATTGCCTGCAAATCGTAGTGGTGATACGCTGTTTAGTCATGCTGGATTGACCTTTGGAGGTATTATAACCGATCAAAAAATGGACATTAATTTAATGCTGCAGATATTTGACTCATTAAAAGAGTATTTAAAAGGTAGGGGATTTAAAAAACTCTTTTATAAAGCAATACCCCATATTTACCATTCATATTTATCTGATGAAGATTTGTATGCTCTTTTTATTAACAATGCTACTTTAGTAAAGAGGGAAGTTTCATCAACCATCAAAATGGATGTTAAGATACCATTTAGTAAAAATATGAAGCGAAACAGGAAAAAAGCCGAAAATAAGGGTCTAAACTTAAAAAGAAGTTATGATTTTGATACTTTTATGGGTCTGAAAGAAGAACAATTGCTAAAGAAGTACGGTAAAAATCCTACTCATACTGCAGAAGAAATTGAATATCTGGCAGGTAAGTTTCCAGATAATATAAAGCTCTTTGCAGTTGAGCACAACGGCGAAATAGTGGATGGACTGTTAATTTATGAGAGTGAAAATGTTGTCCATGCGCAGTACCAGGGAGCTACTGAGAGGGGAATGCAGTTATATGCATCTAGTTTCATCTATGATAAGATAATCAACCAGTACTGCCAAAAAAAATATTTTGATTTTGGTATATCCACAGAAAATAATGGTCATTATTTAAACCGTGGTTTAATTGATTTTAAAGAGAGATTTGGGGCAAGATCTGTTGTTTATGACTCTTATGAATTGAAATTGATCTTGATGAGCTTTTTGATGTTTCTTATGGTTAGAATAGATATTTTCATTGATTTAATAGATGTGGGGATGTAAATATGGTTTTGTTCGCTGATTTAAAAAAAGAATATCTTTCTATAAGTGAAGAATTGAATTTTAATATTCAGAGAGTTATTAAATCCGGCTTTTATGTGCTGGGAGAAGAGGTAAAAAAATTTGAAGAAGATTTTTCCAAATATACTGGTAATAATTATGCTGTAGGTGTAAATTCTGGTTCTGACGCTCTTTTCCTTGCACTTAAATCCATTGGAATAGGTAAAGGCGATGAGGTGATTACAGTTTCACATACCTTCATTTCAACAGTTGATGCCATAATTAGAAATGGTGCTAAACCTGTTTTTGTTGATATAAATCCAGATACATACTGTATGGATGTATCAAAAATAGAAGAAAAGATAACGGAAAAAACTAAAGCCATTCTTCCTGTACATTTATACGGACATCCTGCAGATATGGATCCTATCTGCAAACTAAAGAAAAATTACGGTCTTTATGTAATAGAAGATGCATGTCAGGCACATGGTGCAGAATATAATGGGAAAAAAGTAGGCAGTATATGTGATATGGGATGTTTTAGTTTTTATCCTACCAAAAACTTAGGTGCATATGGGGATGGTGGTGCAGTAGTCACTGATAACGAAGAACTTAAAGAGAAAATGGTTCAAATGAGAAATTACGGCCAATCAGAAAAGTATCACCATGATTTTGTTGGAATTAACAGCAGGTTAGATGAATTACAGGCTGTTATTCTTCAAACTAAGTTAAAACACCTGGACGGATGGATCGAAAGCAGGCGGAAGAATGCTGAGATATACACAGAACTTCTGCAGGATTCTGACATTATCACACCTGTTGAAAAGCGATTTGCAAAACATGCTTACCATCTTTATGTAATCAGAAGTAAAAACAGGGATCATTTAAAAAAGAAACTCCTTAAAAATGATATACATCCTCAAATACATTATCCAGTACCTGTTCATAAACAGAAGGCTTATTCAAAGTGGAATGGTTTAAATTTAGAGGCTACGGATCAGGTATGCAGTGAAATATTATCACTGCCTTTGCACCCATGGATGGACTACGAAGAAATTTTAAAAGTTACAAATTGTCTAAAGAGGAGGTAACAGGAATTGCCAGTTGTCAGCGTAATAATGCCTTCTTATAATCATGAAAAATTCATACCTGAAGCAGTTGAAAGCGTTTTGGGGCAAACTTTCACGGACCTGGAACTAATTATTATAGATGATAGATCTAGGGATAATTCTCAGCAAATTATTGATGAATTCGCCCAAGAAGATAATAGAATTAAGAAAATATTCCATAGTGAAAATTTGGGCATTGCAAAAACCATAAATGAAGGTATAAAAAATTCAACGGGAAAATATATTGCATTAATAGCTTCAGATGATATGTGGGCTAGTGAAAAATTGGAAAAGCAGCTGAAAATCCTTGAGGCAGATGAAAATTTAGTAGTATGGTGTAACTCTGCAATAATCGACTCTAATTCAAACTTTACTGGTGAGATAACTAGTGAGAAATATAAAAACGCCACTCCTCATGGATATGTTTTTGAAGAGATTATTAACTCATGGCTTTCTGGTTCAGGTATTATTATGAAAAGAGAAAATATTCAGGATATGAGATACAGTGTAAATTTGAAATACCTGAACGACACCCAATTTTACGCAGATTTGGCATATAAATATCAATTTTATTATATGGAAGAAACTCTTTCAAAATACCGCTTACATGGAGACAATGCTTCATTTGGAGAAATAAGTGATATAGAAGGATGGTACCATGATTCTTTAGTGCTTTGTATTTATCTTTTTAGGAGATACGGCGGCGAACTGTCATATAAATCCCTTAAAAATATTTTCTACAAAACATGCATAATTCCGTTTATGATAGGCACTCAAAATGATGTTTTAAACAAGTTTAATATAATTTATCCAGTAGTTACTCCATTAACTTTTATGCTACTTACTGTTAAGACTATTCCAAAAAGAATAGCTGGAAAAATTGTAAAATAACCTGTAAAATGCGCGTAGATTATATTAACTAAAAAATTTATTTTATTTTTATTTAAATCTGATTTATCTCTGTTTTACAGCTTCAGTTAGATGTTCAATACTTTTACGCATTATTTTTTCCAGTTCTATACCTGATTTGTCTGAATTATTGCCTTCCATATAATTTAGGGTCAGCGTTAATTTCCCATTTACTGTTACTACACTAATAACAAGGTCTAAAAAAGGAGAAGATGAAGTAACAAAATGCAACTGGTCCAATTTAAGAGAGCCGTATTCTTTCTGAGTTTTGACGTTGCCTAAATTAGATATCATCAGTCCAGGCATGTTACCTATGATCTGGTTTGATATAGCTACTGCTGTATTTGCTTTATTTTGAATAAACCCTGATAGTTTTT
This genomic window from Methanobacterium veterum contains:
- a CDS encoding GNAT family N-acetyltransferase, with translation MVKIKRYKPEKKELWDNFVKGSKNGVFFFLRDYMEYHSDRFEDHSLIFFKDGELVALLPANRSGDTLFSHAGLTFGGIITDQKMDINLMLQIFDSLKEYLKGRGFKKLFYKAIPHIYHSYLSDEDLYALFINNATLVKREVSSTIKMDVKIPFSKNMKRNRKKAENKGLNLKRSYDFDTFMGLKEEQLLKKYGKNPTHTAEEIEYLAGKFPDNIKLFAVEHNGEIVDGLLIYESENVVHAQYQGATERGMQLYASSFIYDKIINQYCQKKYFDFGISTENNGHYLNRGLIDFKERFGARSVVYDSYELKLILMSFLMFLMVRIDIFIDLIDVGM
- a CDS encoding glycosyltransferase family 2 protein; translated protein: MPVVSVIMPSYNHEKFIPEAVESVLGQTFTDLELIIIDDRSRDNSQQIIDEFAQEDNRIKKIFHSENLGIAKTINEGIKNSTGKYIALIASDDMWASEKLEKQLKILEADENLVVWCNSAIIDSNSNFTGEITSEKYKNATPHGYVFEEIINSWLSGSGIIMKRENIQDMRYSVNLKYLNDTQFYADLAYKYQFYYMEETLSKYRLHGDNASFGEISDIEGWYHDSLVLCIYLFRRYGGELSYKSLKNIFYKTCIIPFMIGTQNDVLNKFNIIYPVVTPLTFMLLTVKTIPKRIAGKIVK
- a CDS encoding GNAT family N-acetyltransferase, whose product is MIEVKRYEAKEKELWDNFVKGSKNGVFFFLRDYMEYHSDRFEDHSLIFLKNDKPVALLPANRSGDTLFSHAGLTFGGIITNRKMKTSLMLQIFDSLKEYLKEGGFKKLLYKAIPHICHSYPSEEDLYALFINKATLIKREVSSTIEMDHKMPYSRNIRRNIKKIQDNRLNVKRSYDFSTFMLLKEEQLFKKYGLMPTHTALEMEYLAGKFPDNIKLFAAEQNETMIGGVVIYENKNVIHAQYQEANELGMDLHVPSLLFDKLINQYSEKKYFDFGISTENNGFYLNEGLIDFKERFGARSTVYDSYELNL
- a CDS encoding sugar 3,4-ketoisomerase, with the translated sequence MFKEPRISECRIIYLPKIEDNRGNLTFIEQTEHVPFEIKRVYYLYDVPGGESRGGHAHKGLEQFIIAANGSFDVILDDGQNKERFHLNRSYYGLYIPKMVWRELDNFSSGSVCLVLASESFNEDDYIRSYSNFKEAALEDLEAK
- a CDS encoding DegT/DnrJ/EryC1/StrS family aminotransferase — protein: MVLFADLKKEYLSISEELNFNIQRVIKSGFYVLGEEVKKFEEDFSKYTGNNYAVGVNSGSDALFLALKSIGIGKGDEVITVSHTFISTVDAIIRNGAKPVFVDINPDTYCMDVSKIEEKITEKTKAILPVHLYGHPADMDPICKLKKNYGLYVIEDACQAHGAEYNGKKVGSICDMGCFSFYPTKNLGAYGDGGAVVTDNEELKEKMVQMRNYGQSEKYHHDFVGINSRLDELQAVILQTKLKHLDGWIESRRKNAEIYTELLQDSDIITPVEKRFAKHAYHLYVIRSKNRDHLKKKLLKNDIHPQIHYPVPVHKQKAYSKWNGLNLEATDQVCSEILSLPLHPWMDYEEILKVTNCLKRR